The DNA segment TTTTTAACACGAAGAAAAGCGTAGAATTCGTTACCAAAACAAGTCTATCGAAGTCATTTTTTAGTAAAATCTTTGGGAACTTTGACATCACATACAGTCTACGAAGAATACAACGATATGAAATCAAATTTGCTTTTTTTAACAGATTTTTTGCAATCCAGTATATTGCTTTATCAAAACAATTAACCACTTCCGGAGACTTCACAAAATAAAAGTTGCTGTTTTTATATTTTTTTGATTGTTCTGCTGCCTTTTCTTCGTATAGACTAAAAACTGAAAAGTCAAAACTATGTTTCTTTTCATTTTCATCAAGTAAGTCTTCTATCAGATTTTCAACAGCTCCTCCCTTTGTTGCTGGAACTGGTGAAATCCCACTAGTTAAAAACGCAACCTTCATTCTTTCCATGCCATGTCAATCCTCTTTCTCTATATTATCCAACTGCACCTTACGCTTTTATTTCATGTAAAGGTATCATCTCATATTCTTAAAATTTAAAAGTATCCTTCAGTCCCAGCCACTTCTGATCCTTATCACTCAGATTCAGTGCAGTACCGTCTTCTAGCATATAGCCTTCTGCACTTGTGCTGCCCTTGTACTCACCCTTCAGTTCCGGCCACTCGATGCCGATTTCAGGATCGTTCCAAGCTATGCCACCCTCATCATTCGGATGCCAGAAGTCATTAACCTTGTAGCAGAACTCTGCCTCGTCACTCAGAACCAGGAAGCCATGCGCAAAACCTTCCGGGATGAGGAACTGCTTCTTGTTCTCAGCGGACAAGGTCACGCCATACCACTTGCCATAGGTCTCAGAATTGCTTCTGAGATCAACTGCAACATCGAACACTGTGCCGCGCACGGCGCGCACCAGCTTGCACTGCGGATACTGTTTCTGAAAGTGCAGGCCACGAAGCACACCCTTTGTAGACATAGACTGGTTATCCTGTACAAAGTAGATGTCAATGCCAGCCTCCTTCATATCTTTTTCGTTGTAAGTTTCCATGAAATAGCCACGGGCATCACCATGAACAGCAGGCTCAATCACACAGAGGCCCTCGATGCCGCCTACATTTTTCTCAACTTTAATCTGTCCCATTTCTTCTATCTCCTCTATTACTGCTCGATCTCTTTCAGATAACGGCTCAATGCATCCTGCCAAGTCGGAAGCGGAGTAAATCCAGCCTCCACCAGCTTGCTCTTATCCAAACGACTGTTGAACGGACGAGCAGCCTTGCTCAGACCATACTCCTCGGTGCTTACCGGAAGCACCTCCGTCTTATAGCCCGCCTGACGGTAGATTTCTTTCGTGAAATCGTACCAACTGATATAACCACCCTCGTTGGTCGCATGGTAATAGCCATACTTCTCAGTTTCATTCATATCAACGAGCAGTCGAGCTAAATCATATGTATAGGTCGGTGTGCCGATCTGGTCATTAACCACACGGACAGTGTCATGTGTCTTACCAACATTCAGCATGGTCTTAATAAAGTTTTTACCATTCAAGCCAAACACCCATGCAATGCGGACAATGAAATACTTCTCCAGCGTCTGGCTGACTGCCAGTTCACCTTCCAACTTCGTCTGACCATACACATTCAGCGGCTTGTAATCCTTGCAGTCCGGCTGCCAAGGCTCAGTGCCCTGACCATCAAACACATAATCCGTGCTGATGTAGGTCATCTTGCAGTCCAACTTCTTGCAGACATCTGCAATATTCTGAGTTCCACCAGCATTGATGGAACGAACTTTCGCCACTTTATCGTCGTCCTCTGCCATATCCACAGCCGTCCATGCCGCACAGTGGATCACAGCATCCGGGGTTACTTCTGTAATTACTTTTTCAACAGCATCTTTATCAGTAATATCCAGAGCCACATACGGTGCTTTTGTTACCGCAGAACCATCAGCCACACCGCTGTAGGTTTCCTGAATATCAGAACCAACACCTTCATGACCACACTTCAGCAGTTCATTCATCACGTCATGACCCAGCTGACCGCCAACGCCTGTTACAAAAAACTTCATGTTCTTTCCTCCTCTGGCTTTTAGCGGTTGCTGTACATTTTCTCGTAGTAGTTCTGATATTCGCCGCTGATGATAGTCTCCCACCACTCACGGTTATTGAGATACCACTGAATAGTCTTCTTGATGCCGTCCTCAAACTTGGTCTCCGGCAGCCAGCCCAGCTCATTGTGGATCTTGGTCGGGTCGATAGCATAGCGCATATCGTGGCCCTTACGGTCACCAACATGGGTGATAAGGCTTTCCGGCTTGCCCAGCTCCTTGCAGATGATCTTCACGATCTCGATGTTCTGCTTCTCGTTATGACCGCCGACATTGTAGACTTCACCAACACGACCTTTGTGGATAATCAAGTCAATAGCCTTGCAGTGATCTTCCACATACAGCCAGTCACGGACGTTCAGACCCTCGCCGTAAACAGGCAGCGGCTTGTCAGCCAGAGCATTAGCAATCATCAGCGGAATCAGCTTCTCCGGGAAATGATACGGGCCATAGTTATTGGAGCAACGGGAAATGGTCACAGGCAGGCCGTAGGTACGGTGGTAAGCCAGAACCAGCAGGTCAGCGGCTGCTTTGGAGCTGCTATACGGAGAGCTAGTATGGATCGGAGTCTCCTCAGTGAAGAACAGGTCAGGACGATCCAGCGGCAGGTCACCGTAAACCTCATCGGTAGAAACCTGATGGTAACGCTGAATACCATATTTGCGGCAAGCATCCATCAGCACACTGGTGCCGATGATATTGGTCTGGAGGAAGATGCCCGGATCTTCGATGGAACGGTCAACATGAGATTCTGCCGCAAAGTTGACCACGATGTCCGGATGTTCTTCTTCAAACAGTTTGTTCACAGCCTCGCGGTCGCAAATATCAGCCTTCACGAAGCGGAAATTCGGGTTATCCATAACAGGGGCCAGTGTGGACAGATTGCCTGCATAGGTCAGCTTGTCCAAGCAGATGATCCGATAATCCGGATACTTTTTCAGCATATGGAACACAAAGTTACTACCAATAAACCCAGCACCGCCGGTAACAATAATATTCATGATTTATTCTCCTCTACACTTATCTATGTATCTTGTTCTCGTTTTCTAATTAATACAGATGTTCCTGATACTTGCCGTCCATGACGTCCTTCAGATACTGTCCGTACTGATTCTTCTTCATGACCTCATAGACTTCCATCAGCTCATCCTTGCTGATCCATCCGTTCAGGTATGCGATTTCTTCCAGGCAAGCAATCTTACGATGCTGATGCTGCTCGACAGTCTTTACGAAGTTGGTGGCATCCACCAGGCTCTCATGTGTACCTGTATCCAGCCAAGTGAAGCCCTGACCCAGCAGTTCTACATTCAGGGTACCGTCTTCCAGATAAATACGGTTCAGATCGGTAATTTCCAATTCACCACGGGCAGACGGTTTCAGGTTCTTTGCAAACTCGACCACACGGTTATCATAGAAGTACAGACCAGTCACGCAATAGTTGCTCTTCGGATGTTCTGGCTTTTCCTCGATAGAAATGGCCTTACCGTTCTTGTCAAACTCCACAATACCAAAACGCTCTGGATCGTCCACATAGTAGCCAAACACCGTTGCGCCCTTGCCGTTTTCTGCATTC comes from the Eubacteriaceae bacterium Marseille-Q4139 genome and includes:
- the rfbA gene encoding glucose-1-phosphate thymidylyltransferase RfbA; translation: MKGIILAGGSGTRLYPLTKVTSKQLLPIYDKPMIYYPMSVLMNAGIRDILIISTPQDTPRFENLLGDGHQFGVNLTYAVQPSPDGLAQAFIIGADFIGEDSVAMVLGDNIFAGHGLKKRLQAAVQNAENGKGATVFGYYVDDPERFGIVEFDKNGKAISIEEKPEHPKSNYCVTGLYFYDNRVVEFAKNLKPSARGELEITDLNRIYLEDGTLNVELLGQGFTWLDTGTHESLVDATNFVKTVEQHQHRKIACLEEIAYLNGWISKDELMEVYEVMKKNQYGQYLKDVMDGKYQEHLY
- the rfbD gene encoding dTDP-4-dehydrorhamnose reductase, whose product is MKFFVTGVGGQLGHDVMNELLKCGHEGVGSDIQETYSGVADGSAVTKAPYVALDITDKDAVEKVITEVTPDAVIHCAAWTAVDMAEDDDKVAKVRSINAGGTQNIADVCKKLDCKMTYISTDYVFDGQGTEPWQPDCKDYKPLNVYGQTKLEGELAVSQTLEKYFIVRIAWVFGLNGKNFIKTMLNVGKTHDTVRVVNDQIGTPTYTYDLARLLVDMNETEKYGYYHATNEGGYISWYDFTKEIYRQAGYKTEVLPVSTEEYGLSKAARPFNSRLDKSKLVEAGFTPLPTWQDALSRYLKEIEQ
- the rfbC gene encoding dTDP-4-dehydrorhamnose 3,5-epimerase, encoding MGQIKVEKNVGGIEGLCVIEPAVHGDARGYFMETYNEKDMKEAGIDIYFVQDNQSMSTKGVLRGLHFQKQYPQCKLVRAVRGTVFDVAVDLRSNSETYGKWYGVTLSAENKKQFLIPEGFAHGFLVLSDEAEFCYKVNDFWHPNDEGGIAWNDPEIGIEWPELKGEYKGSTSAEGYMLEDGTALNLSDKDQKWLGLKDTFKF
- the rfbB gene encoding dTDP-glucose 4,6-dehydratase yields the protein MNIIVTGGAGFIGSNFVFHMLKKYPDYRIICLDKLTYAGNLSTLAPVMDNPNFRFVKADICDREAVNKLFEEEHPDIVVNFAAESHVDRSIEDPGIFLQTNIIGTSVLMDACRKYGIQRYHQVSTDEVYGDLPLDRPDLFFTEETPIHTSSPYSSSKAAADLLVLAYHRTYGLPVTISRCSNNYGPYHFPEKLIPLMIANALADKPLPVYGEGLNVRDWLYVEDHCKAIDLIIHKGRVGEVYNVGGHNEKQNIEIVKIICKELGKPESLITHVGDRKGHDMRYAIDPTKIHNELGWLPETKFEDGIKKTIQWYLNNREWWETIISGEYQNYYEKMYSNR